A region of Chloroflexota bacterium DNA encodes the following proteins:
- a CDS encoding alpha-ketoacid dehydrogenase subunit beta, whose protein sequence is MTQTTPRTLSYRDAINEALRQEMERNPDIVLLGEDIAGAAGRREQGFVDAWGGPFRPTQGLVQVFGEDRVRDTPISEAAFIGAAIGAAAAGMRTVAELMYMDFIGVCFDQLLNNAAKMRYMYGGNVQLPFTMLTRIGAGVGSAAQHSESLYSLMAHIPGLKGVVPSDAYTAKGLLTAAMRSNDPIIVFEHKLLYHLEGEVPEAPYELEIGKARTVREGADVTLVGISRMTQVCLEAAETLAEEGIDAEVVDLLSVFPIDYDHIVESVQKTHRMVVVDEDTPTCSVAADIAATVGEEAFDYLDAPIMRVQAPHTPVPYARNLELAYIPDAARVAQTVRQQLGV, encoded by the coding sequence ATGACCCAAACAACACCCAGAACCCTCTCCTACCGAGACGCCATCAACGAGGCCCTCCGACAGGAGATGGAGCGCAACCCCGACATCGTCCTCCTCGGCGAGGACATCGCCGGCGCCGCCGGCCGCCGCGAGCAGGGCTTCGTCGACGCCTGGGGCGGCCCCTTCCGCCCCACCCAGGGCCTCGTCCAGGTCTTCGGTGAGGACCGCGTCCGCGACACCCCCATCTCAGAGGCCGCCTTCATCGGCGCCGCCATCGGCGCGGCCGCCGCAGGCATGCGGACCGTCGCTGAGCTCATGTACATGGACTTCATCGGCGTCTGCTTTGACCAGCTCCTCAACAACGCCGCCAAGATGCGCTACATGTACGGCGGCAACGTCCAGCTCCCCTTCACCATGCTCACCCGCATCGGCGCGGGTGTCGGCTCGGCCGCCCAGCACTCGGAGTCCCTCTACTCCCTCATGGCCCACATCCCCGGCCTCAAGGGCGTCGTCCCGTCAGACGCCTACACCGCCAAGGGCCTCCTCACCGCCGCCATGCGCTCCAACGACCCCATCATCGTCTTCGAGCACAAGCTCCTCTACCACCTCGAGGGCGAAGTCCCCGAGGCCCCCTACGAGCTCGAGATCGGCAAAGCCCGCACCGTCCGCGAGGGCGCCGACGTCACCCTCGTAGGCATCTCCCGCATGACCCAGGTCTGCCTCGAAGCCGCCGAAACCCTCGCCGAGGAAGGCATCGACGCCGAGGTCGTAGACCTCCTCAGCGTCTTCCCCATCGACTACGATCACATCGTCGAGTCAGTCCAAAAGACCCACCGCATGGTGGTGGTCGACGAGGACACCCCGACCTGCAGCGTAGCCGCCGACATCGCCGCCACCGTAGGCGAAGAAGCCTTCGACTACCTCGACGCCCCCATCATGCGGGTCCAGGCCCCCCACACCCCCGTCCCCTACGCCCGCAACCTGGAGCTAGCCTACATCCCGGATGCCGCCCGAGTAGCCCAAACCGTCCGCCAACAGCTGGGGGTGTAA